In Kiritimatiellia bacterium, one genomic interval encodes:
- a CDS encoding tRNA uridine-5-carboxymethylaminomethyl(34) synthesis enzyme MnmG gives MAEGRSEFDVVVIGGGHAGYEAALASARMGCRTAMICLDRQAIGRMSCNPSVGGIGKSHIVAEVDALGGEMARNADYTGIQFRTLNSKKGPAVQATRLQCDKAHFPTRIQRVIAQTPNLWVIESTVSSIRVASGRVTGVDLEDGTIIHAKSVVLATGTFLSGKIHVGKTNWAGGRIGEKAAYDLSACLKRLGFRMGRLKTGTPPRLHKDSLDYSKMEVQPGDEPPPFLSWDARRDWQMFHVEHSDAAPMFHVEQSGDPLRPWPPGRYQMVCWLTRTNERTHDIIRRHLRDSALYGGMIEGTGVRYCPSIEDKIVKFAHHDSHHIFIEPEGRTLVEIYPNGTSNSLPEDVQVEMIRSIEGLERAVFLRPGYAIEYDFSDPTQLHASLETKEIEGLFMAGQINGTTGYEEAAGQGFVAGVNAARKAQGLAPVIFNRLNSYLGVMIDDLVTKGVDEPYRMFTSRAEHRLLLRQDNAWLRMEQQAREIGIVSEQRLSEYQALRQEIEREKSRLQATFVSGASLWQLLKRPDVTYDKVVNGSARVSAEAAQQLEIDAKYEGYIVRELERIRQLEKMETTPIPNHIDYHSITALRFEAREKLTRVRPETLGQASRVPGVNPADVAILSVWIEKLRKQFSVE, from the coding sequence ATGGCAGAAGGGCGTAGCGAGTTTGATGTCGTCGTTATCGGCGGCGGACATGCGGGATATGAAGCCGCGCTTGCGTCGGCCCGGATGGGCTGCCGGACCGCGATGATTTGTTTGGATCGGCAGGCCATTGGGCGGATGTCTTGCAATCCTTCTGTCGGCGGAATCGGAAAATCCCATATCGTGGCGGAAGTGGACGCGCTGGGTGGCGAAATGGCGCGAAATGCGGATTACACAGGCATCCAGTTTCGCACGCTCAACAGCAAGAAAGGGCCGGCCGTCCAAGCGACGCGTCTTCAGTGCGACAAGGCGCATTTCCCGACGAGGATTCAACGTGTGATTGCCCAAACGCCGAACCTGTGGGTGATTGAATCCACGGTATCCTCCATTCGGGTGGCGAGCGGGCGCGTGACCGGAGTAGATCTGGAAGACGGAACGATAATCCATGCGAAGTCCGTGGTTTTGGCTACGGGGACATTTCTGTCAGGCAAGATTCACGTGGGTAAGACGAATTGGGCTGGCGGGAGAATTGGAGAAAAAGCGGCATATGACTTGAGTGCCTGTCTGAAGCGGCTCGGATTTCGTATGGGTCGCCTCAAGACGGGAACGCCACCCCGACTTCACAAGGATAGCCTGGATTACTCCAAAATGGAGGTTCAGCCCGGGGATGAACCTCCGCCGTTTTTGTCGTGGGATGCTCGCCGTGACTGGCAAATGTTCCACGTGGAACATTCCGATGCCGCCCCGATGTTCCACGTGGAACAATCCGGCGATCCCCTGCGACCTTGGCCTCCAGGCCGCTATCAGATGGTCTGCTGGCTGACGCGAACGAATGAACGAACGCATGATATCATCCGCCGTCATCTTCGAGACAGCGCCCTTTACGGCGGGATGATCGAGGGGACTGGTGTTCGTTATTGCCCATCGATTGAAGACAAAATCGTCAAATTTGCTCACCACGATTCACATCACATTTTTATTGAGCCGGAAGGCCGAACGTTGGTGGAAATTTATCCGAATGGAACATCCAACAGCCTCCCCGAAGACGTGCAAGTTGAGATGATTCGAAGCATCGAGGGGTTGGAGCGAGCGGTATTCCTTCGTCCGGGATATGCCATCGAATATGATTTTTCAGATCCCACGCAGCTCCACGCCTCGCTCGAAACCAAAGAAATCGAAGGCTTGTTTATGGCCGGCCAGATCAATGGCACCACGGGTTACGAAGAGGCTGCGGGTCAAGGATTCGTGGCCGGCGTCAATGCGGCTCGAAAGGCGCAGGGGCTTGCGCCTGTGATCTTCAATCGGCTGAATTCCTATCTCGGGGTCATGATTGACGACCTTGTCACGAAAGGGGTCGACGAGCCCTATCGAATGTTCACATCCCGAGCTGAGCACCGACTTTTGCTAAGACAGGACAACGCCTGGCTTCGCATGGAACAGCAGGCTCGCGAAATCGGGATCGTCTCTGAGCAGCGGCTCTCGGAATACCAGGCCCTCCGGCAAGAGATCGAACGCGAGAAGTCCAGATTGCAGGCGACGTTCGTATCGGGAGCGTCGTTGTGGCAGCTTCTCAAGCGACCGGATGTGACCTATGACAAGGTCGTGAATGGGTCCGCGCGCGTCAGCGCCGAGGCGGCCCAGCAACTGGAGATTGATGCGAAATACGAGGGTTATATCGTTCGGGAACTTGAAAGGATTCGCCAGCTCGAAAAGATGGAGACCACGCCCATCCCAAATCATATCGATTACCATTCCATCACCGCTCTCCGATTCGAGGCCCGAGAGAAACTAACCCGAGTGCGTCCCGAAACCCTCGGCCAAGCCTCGCGCGTTCCGGGTGTCAACCCCGCTGACGTGGCCATTCTGTCCGTATGGATCGAAAAGCTCCGGAAGCAGTTTTCGGTTGAATAG